In Helianthus annuus cultivar XRQ/B chromosome 9, HanXRQr2.0-SUNRISE, whole genome shotgun sequence, the following are encoded in one genomic region:
- the LOC118482136 gene encoding uncharacterized protein LOC118482136 gives MSTMLPSFGCAVVVHPVRAEHRVRSWLEIRARSLGDEGRSSNLVDSNMEILKDRIEVIRKKDILERKCRPCGWDYDSSYVRKHKKQHEYTKTIALICGTSSLSVLIGTTLLYIVSVIAHLNL, from the exons ATGTCAACGATGCTGCCTTCTTTCGGGTGTGCAGTGGTGGTTCACCCGGTTCGAGCGGAGCATAGAGTACGTTCATGGTTAGAGATTAGAGCTCGGAGCTTAGGGGACGAGG GGAGATCGAGTAATCTTGTTGATTCGAATATGGAGATTTTGAAGGACCGGATTGAAGTGATAAGGAAAAAAGATATATTGGAGAGGAAATGTAGGCCGTGCGGATGGGACTACGACTCAAGTTACGTAAGGAAACACAAAAAACAACACGAGTATACAAAAACAATAGCCTTAATTTGTGGCACGTCGAGTTTATCGGTTCTAATCGGCACGACTCTCCTTTACATTGTCTCGGTGATTGCCCATCTAAATCTATAG